The proteins below are encoded in one region of Solidesulfovibrio sp.:
- a CDS encoding tyrosine-type recombinase/integrase: MKVEPIIDVKSIKSIKKILSDNLRDKLLFIMGINSGLRVQDLLALKVGDVREAKVGDRVILREKKTGKENVFIMNKEIKLALDDYLIEFGSGDDHFLFKSRKGRNYPLTTFAVTKYVKRWAEAVNLKGNYGAHTLRKTWCYHQRKTFGVSWEVLAKRLNHSSPSITRRYLGIQEEEVEEILLHVI; encoded by the coding sequence ATGAAAGTCGAACCCATTATTGACGTGAAGAGCATCAAAAGCATCAAGAAGATACTTTCTGACAATCTTCGCGACAAGCTGCTCTTCATCATGGGCATCAATTCTGGACTTCGTGTCCAAGACTTACTTGCCCTCAAGGTTGGTGACGTTCGGGAGGCTAAGGTCGGTGACCGGGTGATCTTGCGTGAAAAGAAAACCGGCAAGGAGAACGTGTTCATTATGAACAAGGAGATCAAGCTGGCGCTTGACGACTACCTCATCGAGTTCGGATCGGGGGACGACCATTTTCTGTTCAAGAGTCGTAAAGGACGCAACTATCCGCTTACGACATTTGCCGTCACCAAGTACGTCAAACGCTGGGCCGAGGCGGTGAACCTCAAGGGGAACTACGGAGCCCACACGTTACGAAAAACATGGTGTTACCATCAGCGCAAGACCTTCGGCGTCTCCTGGGAGGTCCTGGCCAAGCGGCTGAACCATTCCAGCCCATCGATCACGCGCCGGTATCTCGGCATCCAGGAAGAGGAGGTGGAGGAGATTCTGCTCCACGTCATCTGA
- a CDS encoding site-specific integrase — translation MSVHKRLSNDTYYVAYRDADGRQHTKTFGKGREGRRDAQRFDEEIKARKLVEAPLPIFAPGQKAYIDQLTQLYINAKKAEGKSLRWIRELAVLVKTHFIPVFAQRPVDEIRFEEIVDIIGKAYADRSQTTRSRYMSYLKMVFQYGVDYELTTKNPLKRWKKPKERPRDTKLSYPDLMKLKEAARPHLAWAIEVAWNLGVRTGESELLALTWNDIDWDDSSIKVYATKTKTNRVIPIAPEFLERLKVMREKAQTGYIIEYQGKPMRKFRRSLKTAAEKAGLTYPVVMYDIRHLFATTLLREGGDVAAVSKLMGHASVKMTVDQYYHLLGGEKRRTIAKLPSLSKPEDAPSPEAASSEPQPPTSAPA, via the coding sequence ATGTCCGTCCACAAACGTTTGAGCAACGACACCTACTACGTGGCCTACCGCGATGCCGACGGCAGGCAGCACACCAAGACCTTCGGCAAGGGCCGTGAGGGCAGGCGTGACGCCCAGCGGTTCGACGAGGAGATCAAGGCCCGCAAGCTCGTCGAGGCCCCACTGCCCATCTTCGCCCCGGGCCAAAAGGCTTACATCGACCAGCTGACGCAGCTCTACATCAACGCCAAAAAGGCCGAGGGCAAGTCGCTTCGGTGGATCAGGGAACTGGCCGTGCTGGTGAAGACCCACTTCATCCCGGTGTTCGCTCAGCGGCCCGTCGACGAAATCCGTTTCGAGGAAATCGTCGATATCATCGGCAAGGCCTACGCCGACCGCAGCCAGACAACCCGGTCCCGCTACATGTCCTACCTCAAGATGGTCTTCCAGTACGGCGTCGACTACGAGCTGACCACCAAGAACCCGCTGAAACGCTGGAAGAAGCCGAAGGAGCGGCCCCGAGACACCAAGCTCTCCTACCCGGACCTCATGAAGCTCAAGGAAGCGGCCCGGCCCCATCTGGCCTGGGCCATCGAGGTCGCCTGGAACCTTGGCGTGCGTACCGGGGAGTCCGAATTGCTGGCCCTGACCTGGAACGACATCGACTGGGACGACAGCAGCATCAAGGTCTACGCCACCAAGACGAAGACCAACCGCGTCATCCCCATCGCGCCTGAATTTCTGGAGCGGCTCAAGGTCATGCGGGAGAAGGCCCAGACCGGCTACATCATCGAGTACCAGGGCAAGCCGATGCGGAAGTTTCGCCGGTCGCTGAAGACGGCGGCGGAGAAGGCCGGTCTGACCTACCCCGTGGTCATGTACGACATCCGGCACCTGTTCGCCACGACGCTCCTGCGCGAAGGCGGCGACGTCGCGGCCGTGAGCAAGCTCATGGGCCACGCCAGCGTCAAAATGACCGTCGACCAGTACTACCACCTGCTCGGCGGCGAGAAACGGCGGACCATCGCCAAGCTGCCGAGCCTGAGCAAGCCCGAGGACGCCCCTTCCCCTGAAGCGGCTTCCTCTGAACCCCAGCCCCCGACCTCTGCCCCAGCATAG
- a CDS encoding DNA-binding protein — MSESIGPFFNCKEAADFCGYSHSYFEKMVNRFKIKRYGPSKNRFARADLEAFMASPERYATGAAQKTRRPITLEV; from the coding sequence ATGAGCGAGAGCATCGGTCCGTTTTTCAACTGCAAGGAGGCCGCCGACTTTTGCGGCTACTCCCACTCCTACTTCGAGAAGATGGTCAACCGCTTCAAAATCAAGCGGTACGGCCCCAGCAAAAACCGGTTCGCCCGCGCCGACCTTGAGGCGTTCATGGCGAGCCCTGAACGGTACGCCACCGGGGCTGCGCAGAAGACCCGCCGCCCCATCACCCTGGAGGTATAA